From the Exiguobacterium aurantiacum genome, one window contains:
- a CDS encoding flagellar protein FlaG has translation MNPTISEVRLHLPSSVLPYEQTKNVFVEANHARLADEGIVILPTPQHVTKLEAAVEKANVVLDQQRTGLKFMKHEKLNDYYIQIVDTNNEVIREIPSKKSLDFFAAFMEFNNLFDERV, from the coding sequence ATGAACCCGACCATCTCTGAAGTCCGGCTTCACCTACCTTCTTCTGTATTGCCGTATGAACAAACGAAAAACGTGTTCGTCGAGGCGAATCATGCTCGTCTCGCCGATGAAGGTATCGTTATTCTTCCGACGCCTCAACACGTCACCAAGTTAGAGGCGGCCGTCGAGAAGGCGAATGTTGTGTTAGACCAACAACGTACCGGTCTGAAGTTTATGAAACACGAGAAATTGAACGACTATTATATTCAAATCGTGGATACGAATAACGAAGTCATCCGCGAGATTCCAAGCAAGAAGTCACTCGACTTCTTCGCGGCGTTCATGGAGTTTAACAATTTATTTGATGAACGTGTCTAA
- the fliD gene encoding flagellar filament capping protein FliD, producing the protein MTSPIRFGGLASGIDTDTIIKQLMQVERAPVDKLEQKKQTTEWKRDAYREINRSLMNLRNSAVDLMFSRNFYAKTSSSSDSSKISVTAGPSSGNSALRIDSVTQLATSATTILSATDKNGAALTGTTKLSDMNGFVAGQKRVIQETARTEMTLPKDLDFAAMTLKDATGTVLNKADFNYDATTGKLTATNTTTYPDGVIPQGVSAEYISGTGFEIQYKSSVTGTYKKIELSATATVQELMSKLNEKDTGLSAFFESSTGKISLSTKETGANATIDFDTSFKTAFSVGATNPVGQNAKFKVNGIDVERASNTVTIDNMTLTLKSTFTATEGAVTLSAATDTQKIFDNIKGFVDKYNETIDLMNKKVREDKFRSFAPLTKAQRDELSEDEIKKWEEKAMSGMLRGDTIVRSAMDTMRSKWSSTSSATNDDAMKQLFQIGLSTGADFTNGGKIELNEEKLKAAIEKNPEQVYQLFTNAESGLLPQIRDAAAASRSTITRIAGADGSGAPTYSMGREMAQIDTRIQRLNDLLVNKENAYYRRFTAMETAMNQANSQAASLQQFLGGGM; encoded by the coding sequence ATGACATCACCAATCCGATTTGGCGGACTCGCCAGTGGAATTGATACCGATACAATCATTAAGCAATTGATGCAAGTCGAACGGGCACCGGTCGACAAGCTCGAACAAAAGAAACAAACGACTGAATGGAAGCGTGACGCGTATCGCGAGATCAACCGCTCGCTTATGAATCTACGTAATAGTGCAGTCGATCTCATGTTCAGCCGTAACTTCTATGCGAAGACGTCGAGTTCTTCCGATTCTTCAAAAATTAGTGTGACGGCAGGACCTTCTAGCGGCAACAGTGCGCTTCGCATCGACTCGGTGACGCAACTCGCAACGTCAGCGACGACGATTTTAAGTGCGACTGATAAAAATGGTGCCGCATTGACAGGCACGACAAAGCTCTCAGATATGAATGGTTTTGTCGCCGGCCAAAAACGTGTCATTCAAGAGACGGCTCGTACTGAAATGACGTTACCGAAAGATTTGGATTTTGCCGCAATGACACTTAAAGATGCTACAGGAACTGTATTGAACAAAGCAGATTTTAATTATGATGCGACAACTGGAAAATTAACAGCTACGAATACAACGACCTATCCAGATGGAGTAATTCCTCAAGGAGTTTCTGCAGAGTATATTTCAGGTACTGGCTTTGAAATTCAATACAAATCATCGGTGACCGGGACTTACAAAAAGATTGAGTTGAGTGCGACTGCGACCGTACAAGAACTGATGAGCAAGTTGAACGAGAAAGATACAGGATTATCGGCATTCTTCGAATCCTCGACTGGTAAAATCTCGCTATCTACGAAAGAAACTGGCGCAAATGCTACAATTGACTTTGATACGAGTTTCAAAACAGCGTTCTCGGTAGGCGCGACGAATCCCGTCGGTCAGAATGCCAAGTTCAAAGTGAACGGAATCGATGTGGAGCGAGCTTCGAATACGGTAACCATCGACAATATGACGCTCACATTGAAATCGACGTTTACTGCTACAGAAGGCGCCGTAACACTCTCCGCTGCTACCGATACGCAAAAAATCTTCGACAACATCAAAGGGTTCGTCGATAAATACAATGAAACGATTGACTTGATGAACAAGAAAGTCCGAGAAGACAAGTTCCGCTCGTTCGCGCCGCTGACAAAAGCGCAACGTGATGAACTGTCTGAAGACGAGATCAAGAAGTGGGAAGAGAAAGCGATGAGCGGAATGCTCCGTGGCGACACGATTGTTCGTAGTGCGATGGATACGATGCGCAGTAAGTGGTCAAGCACCTCGTCTGCGACGAACGACGATGCGATGAAGCAACTGTTCCAAATCGGCCTCTCGACCGGCGCCGACTTCACGAACGGTGGGAAGATTGAGCTGAATGAAGAAAAACTCAAAGCCGCCATCGAGAAGAACCCGGAGCAAGTGTATCAGCTGTTCACGAATGCGGAGAGTGGATTACTTCCACAAATCCGGGATGCGGCGGCTGCTTCACGCTCGACCATCACTCGTATCGCCGGAGCTGACGGTTCTGGCGCCCCGACGTATTCGATGGGCCGCGAAATGGCACAAATCGATACGCGGATTCAACGTTTGAATGATTTACTCGTCAATAAAGAAAACGCCTACTACCGTCGCTTCACGGCGATGGAGACGGCGATGAACCAAGCGAATTCACAAGCGGCATCACTGCAACAGTTTCTAGGCGGAGGCATGTAA
- the fliS gene encoding flagellar export chaperone FliS: MVANPYAAYQNNAVTTANPQELTLMLYDGALKFTRLAKLALEQGNPDLKNTNIQKTQAIFQELRLTLNKDIAISENLDSLYEYLWRRLVDANVKNDTTILDEVLDFTTELRDTWKEAMKLAKQG; encoded by the coding sequence ATGGTAGCCAACCCATATGCAGCATATCAAAACAACGCGGTCACAACCGCAAATCCACAGGAACTGACGCTCATGCTGTATGACGGGGCGCTCAAGTTCACGCGCCTCGCCAAGCTCGCACTCGAGCAAGGAAATCCTGACTTGAAAAACACGAACATCCAGAAAACGCAAGCCATCTTCCAAGAGTTGCGTCTGACACTCAATAAAGACATCGCGATCTCGGAAAACTTGGATTCGCTCTACGAATATTTGTGGCGCCGTCTCGTCGATGCGAACGTCAAAAACGATACGACGATTCTCGACGAAGTTCTCGACTTCACGACGGAGCTCCGCGACACGTGGAAGGAAGCGATGAAACTCGCAAAACAAGGATGA
- a CDS encoding flagellar protein FliT, with amino-acid sequence MRPIDEIILKTQRLKDLLAQVPEEPTYDTWMDQIHELLDDREQLLSVHGPDLKDADQTVIRQLVDDSQQIARLIEAEHQRLGMTLGTTRQERKTVKSYVDPYDDVDSNFSGLFDQQT; translated from the coding sequence ATGAGACCGATTGACGAGATCATCCTCAAAACGCAACGACTGAAAGACTTGCTAGCGCAAGTCCCTGAGGAGCCGACGTACGATACGTGGATGGACCAAATCCATGAGCTGCTCGACGACCGCGAGCAGTTGCTGTCAGTGCACGGTCCTGATTTGAAGGACGCTGACCAGACGGTGATTCGTCAGCTTGTCGACGACAGCCAACAGATTGCCCGCTTAATCGAGGCCGAGCATCAACGGCTCGGGATGACACTCGGGACGACGCGTCAAGAACGGAAGACGGTCAAATCGTATGTCGACCCTTACGATGACGTCGATTCGAACTTCTCTGGCTTATTTGACCAACAGACATGA
- a CDS encoding DUF3021 family protein has product MFRGIILFAIFGLLALYQIWNGQPNAAYDTLIAAGMAFFLGLTSVIYEVRRWSFPKQIFIHWSVMHVTILPLVLLRTDSWVHAYIQFNKSGLILFTVTFFLLKLMRRRRQTETS; this is encoded by the coding sequence ATGTTTCGCGGAATCATTCTCTTTGCCATCTTTGGTCTATTGGCCCTCTATCAAATCTGGAACGGTCAACCGAATGCCGCGTACGACACGCTTATTGCTGCCGGGATGGCGTTCTTCCTCGGCCTGACGAGTGTGATTTACGAAGTGAGACGGTGGTCGTTCCCGAAACAGATTTTTATTCATTGGAGTGTCATGCATGTGACGATCCTCCCGCTCGTCTTGCTCCGGACCGATTCATGGGTTCACGCCTACATTCAATTCAACAAGAGCGGGCTGATTCTTTTTACCGTGACGTTTTTCCTGTTGAAGCTGATGCGACGACGACGACAAACGGAGACGTCATGA
- a CDS encoding DUF4352 domain-containing protein, translating into MNMKRYGFLFALPLALLVGCGEEAELASSTAPTEQTEDVKEQKAEKQAETVVEENAEVYDSEIGINTIHMKNTELTMNETMGSVQFNVNKIQTSRLNVAEDYLDMFDGKDEVTLVVVNVTAENTVDDTIHFYPDQGTLVTNTGEQIDANLWFSDDVGGDFLGKVKKEGNVMFMADAMPEELTEVRFIVGGPTNTDYEKLAEESYEYKIDVTK; encoded by the coding sequence ATGAACATGAAACGATACGGATTCTTATTTGCCTTACCACTCGCGCTACTTGTCGGCTGTGGGGAAGAAGCCGAACTTGCCTCTAGCACGGCACCGACGGAACAAACCGAGGATGTGAAAGAACAGAAAGCTGAAAAACAGGCAGAAACAGTGGTCGAGGAAAATGCTGAAGTGTATGACAGTGAAATCGGCATAAACACGATTCACATGAAGAATACCGAGTTGACGATGAATGAGACGATGGGATCGGTTCAGTTCAACGTCAATAAAATTCAGACGTCGCGTCTGAACGTCGCAGAAGACTATCTGGATATGTTCGACGGAAAAGACGAAGTGACGCTCGTCGTCGTGAACGTCACTGCTGAGAACACAGTCGATGACACGATTCACTTTTATCCGGACCAAGGCACACTCGTCACGAACACGGGTGAACAGATCGATGCCAATCTTTGGTTCTCTGATGACGTCGGCGGGGATTTCCTTGGAAAAGTGAAGAAGGAAGGGAACGTGATGTTCATGGCGGACGCGATGCCGGAAGAATTGACCGAAGTCCGGTTCATCGTCGGAGGACCAACGAACACGGATTATGAGAAGTTGGCCGAGGAGTCGTACGAATACAAAATCGATGTCACCAAATAA
- a CDS encoding DUF1572 family protein: MFEQRYMTEVRSIFQEQKQLAESALNQVSDDDLHRVLAVDTLSLAVIVQHISNNILSRWTNFLTTDGEKPDRNRDAEFEDQQLSRAELMATWDERWQLLDDVLASLTPEDIGKTVFIRGQEKSVIWAIEKQVSHYSYHVGQIVYLAKVFAGENWNVLTIPLPHQRK, translated from the coding sequence ATGTTTGAACAACGTTACATGACAGAAGTACGAAGCATCTTTCAAGAACAGAAACAGCTCGCCGAAAGCGCGCTGAATCAAGTAAGCGACGATGACTTACATCGCGTGCTGGCAGTGGACACACTTTCGCTCGCCGTCATCGTCCAACATATCTCGAACAATATATTGTCACGTTGGACCAACTTTTTGACGACGGATGGTGAGAAACCGGACCGGAACCGTGACGCCGAGTTCGAGGACCAACAGTTGTCTCGTGCAGAGCTCATGGCGACGTGGGACGAGCGCTGGCAGCTGTTAGATGATGTCTTGGCGAGCCTCACACCGGAAGACATCGGCAAGACCGTCTTCATCCGCGGCCAGGAAAAAAGCGTCATCTGGGCGATCGAGAAACAAGTGTCGCATTACAGTTATCATGTCGGCCAGATCGTCTACTTGGCGAAGGTATTCGCCGGAGAGAACTGGAACGTGCTGACGATCCCACTGCCGCATCAACGTAAATAA
- a CDS encoding DUF2225 domain-containing protein: protein MAEHLFSKKVKCPYCLKESVTPRILSRHIRPQEVAKDGYTTYDGENPYLYEPVICNHCHLVFHDSFDKVRKHNREALETNYLSRVNPETLQGDRTPEHVIQLYKFAVLTAQLSGQKPSVIAMLGMRLVWMNRLIDNEMAEKEWMQRTLDKYNEVQEAYTDQVRTGLPYDQLMLRIADLSAALGLYEDARRWYGILLGSKEVSERIRTQARSHWEDFRIEHA from the coding sequence ATGGCTGAACATCTGTTTTCGAAGAAAGTAAAGTGCCCGTACTGTTTGAAAGAAAGTGTGACACCACGTATCTTGTCGCGCCACATCCGGCCGCAGGAAGTTGCGAAGGACGGCTATACGACATACGACGGTGAGAACCCATACTTGTATGAACCGGTCATCTGTAACCACTGTCACCTTGTCTTCCACGATTCGTTCGACAAGGTCCGAAAGCATAACCGTGAAGCACTCGAGACGAACTACCTCTCACGGGTCAACCCGGAGACGCTCCAAGGTGACCGCACGCCTGAGCACGTCATTCAGCTGTACAAGTTCGCCGTTTTGACGGCGCAGCTGAGCGGACAGAAACCGTCTGTCATCGCCATGCTCGGGATGCGCCTCGTCTGGATGAATCGCTTAATCGACAACGAGATGGCGGAAAAGGAATGGATGCAACGGACGCTCGATAAGTATAATGAAGTACAAGAGGCGTACACAGACCAGGTCCGAACCGGTCTCCCGTACGACCAACTTATGCTGCGGATCGCCGACTTGTCGGCTGCACTCGGCCTGTATGAGGACGCGAGGCGGTGGTACGGAATCTTGCTTGGCAGCAAGGAAGTGTCAGAGCGAATCCGGACCCAGGCCCGGTCACATTGGGAAGATTTCAGAATCGAACACGCTTAG
- a CDS encoding YaaR family protein translates to MDIRRIMETQSLHGTGKAKRPDTEPGVSFQNVIGQKRDDREHERFQRQIAAIHEKGELLAESQTVESLAEYKQLIKDFMKDAVDAALRLEDKRGFNRRGRAKIYKIVEQVDQKLLALTDQVISGEASRLSLLDQVGEIRGLLVNVYV, encoded by the coding sequence ATGGATATTCGTCGCATCATGGAGACGCAGTCGCTTCACGGCACAGGGAAAGCGAAACGCCCCGATACCGAGCCTGGCGTCTCGTTCCAGAACGTCATCGGCCAAAAGCGTGATGATCGCGAGCACGAGCGCTTCCAACGCCAAATCGCGGCCATTCACGAGAAAGGCGAACTCCTCGCTGAGAGCCAGACGGTCGAGTCACTCGCTGAATATAAGCAACTCATTAAAGACTTTATGAAAGACGCCGTTGACGCGGCGCTCCGCCTCGAAGACAAGCGCGGGTTCAATCGTCGGGGTCGGGCCAAAATCTATAAGATCGTCGAGCAGGTCGACCAAAAACTGCTCGCACTGACGGACCAGGTCATCTCGGGGGAAGCGTCACGCTTGTCGCTTCTCGACCAAGTCGGTGAGATCCGTGGATTACTCGTCAACGTGTACGTATGA
- a CDS encoding flagellin N-terminal helical domain-containing protein gives MKITNNVQALKAYTSLSLNQTTMKKTMDRLSSGVRINKASDDAAGLAISEKMRMRLDSLSMAERNTLDGISLTQTLEGGMNETHALLQRMRELSVQASNGTLSGDDAKAIQDEITALTAEVTRIAETTEFNSKKIMNGDYIAGKDTLFFQLGAGSGEGVVLNVKDMRAPALGINGINVTTPNGAGNAIAKFDAAINTVSLERSKLGAIQNRLEANVSVVTIGSENLTASESRIRDADMAREMMDFARLNILNQSGMAMIAQSNALPQGVLQLLN, from the coding sequence ATGAAAATTACCAATAACGTGCAAGCTTTGAAAGCCTACACGTCTCTATCACTTAATCAGACAACGATGAAAAAGACGATGGACCGTCTCTCGAGCGGTGTTCGCATCAACAAGGCATCAGACGACGCGGCCGGGCTCGCCATCTCTGAGAAGATGCGCATGCGTCTCGACTCACTGTCGATGGCCGAACGCAACACGCTCGATGGCATCTCACTCACGCAGACACTTGAAGGCGGTATGAACGAGACGCACGCCCTCCTCCAACGAATGCGCGAGCTGTCGGTTCAAGCTTCGAACGGTACGCTCAGTGGTGATGACGCCAAGGCGATTCAAGACGAGATCACGGCGCTCACGGCTGAAGTAACCCGGATCGCCGAGACGACCGAGTTTAACTCGAAGAAAATTATGAACGGTGACTATATCGCTGGGAAAGACACCCTCTTCTTCCAACTCGGTGCTGGCAGTGGCGAAGGCGTTGTCTTAAATGTGAAGGATATGCGTGCACCGGCACTTGGAATCAATGGTATTAATGTGACGACACCGAACGGAGCCGGAAACGCCATCGCCAAGTTCGATGCGGCCATCAATACGGTCTCGCTCGAACGTTCGAAGCTCGGTGCTATCCAGAACCGGCTCGAGGCGAACGTCAGCGTCGTCACAATCGGCTCCGAGAACTTGACGGCGTCCGAATCTCGCATCCGCGACGCCGATATGGCCCGCGAAATGATGGACTTCGCTCGCCTCAACATTTTGAACCAGTCAGGCATGGCGATGATCGCCCAGTCGAACGCGTTGCCGCAAGGCGTGCTACAATTATTGAACTAA